A single Bacillota bacterium DNA region contains:
- a CDS encoding NAD/NADP octopine/nopaline dehydrogenase family protein, producing MRPESGFSVLGAGNGGQAMAGHLAVLGFPVMLYSRDRHKLEELETAGGLELDGEIQGFVSGVKLTSSPEEAAAFSDVLMVVVPAFAHGEVARTLAPHLRDGHIVVLNPGRTLGAIEFEHTLRQHGCLAQVVVAETQSLLYACRIVAPGKVRVFSIKRRVPVAALPAWRTVNVVRRLRRAFPQFVTASHILETGLDNIGAIFHPTPTILNLARIEQGSSFDYYHDGISPAVARVLARMDEERLTVARELGMVARSAREWLADTYGASGIDLHEAIMNTKAYKGIKAPGEVNTRYILEDVPTGLVPISSLGEMVDVPTPTMDAVIELASVITGQNFRASGRSLQNLGLDDLDVGELHRYILEGREAVA from the coding sequence ATGAGACCAGAGAGTGGTTTTTCGGTGCTGGGAGCGGGAAACGGAGGTCAGGCCATGGCTGGGCACTTGGCCGTCCTGGGATTTCCGGTGATGCTGTACAGCCGGGACCGGCACAAACTGGAAGAGCTCGAGACTGCCGGTGGCCTCGAGCTCGACGGAGAGATCCAGGGCTTCGTGAGCGGCGTAAAGCTGACGAGTTCGCCCGAGGAGGCTGCAGCCTTCTCGGACGTGCTAATGGTGGTGGTCCCCGCGTTTGCCCACGGGGAAGTAGCCCGAACGCTTGCACCTCACCTTCGTGACGGACACATCGTGGTCCTGAACCCCGGTCGCACGCTCGGGGCGATCGAGTTCGAGCACACCCTGCGACAGCACGGCTGCCTGGCGCAGGTCGTGGTTGCGGAGACCCAGTCGCTCCTGTACGCATGCAGGATCGTAGCTCCTGGCAAGGTTAGGGTCTTCAGCATCAAGCGCCGAGTCCCTGTTGCTGCTCTCCCCGCGTGGCGGACGGTGAACGTCGTCCGCAGGCTGAGGCGGGCGTTTCCCCAGTTCGTGACGGCATCCCACATCCTCGAGACAGGGCTTGACAACATCGGAGCCATATTCCATCCGACTCCTACCATCCTAAACCTCGCCAGGATAGAGCAGGGCTCGTCCTTCGATTACTACCACGACGGGATTAGCCCCGCCGTGGCGAGAGTCCTAGCCCGCATGGATGAGGAGCGCCTCACGGTCGCTCGTGAGCTTGGCATGGTCGCGAGGAGCGCCAGGGAGTGGCTTGCCGATACTTACGGGGCGTCCGGGATCGACCTTCACGAGGCCATCATGAACACCAAGGCGTACAAAGGAATCAAGGCTCCCGGCGAGGTGAACACCCGCTACATTCTGGAAGATGTTCCGACAGGGCTCGTGCCGATATCGTCTCTGGGAGAGATGGTCGACGTCCCAACTCCCACGATGGACGCGGTGATCGAGCTTGCTTCGGTCATCACGGGCCAGAACTTCCGGGCTTC